In Aquimarina spinulae, a single window of DNA contains:
- a CDS encoding tail fiber protein, translating to MKKNIFLSVSFVLVSLISTAQNNTFPTTGNVGIGTTTPDQALVVNGSISFDYGNANSYNGFRLKGGVKTEYYNIITGGTGVIHEFTGSLGAIMSLANDGKVGIGTTAPSSSVDILKNNATLFVRDPRDASGADATLRLQTGGQVQRFKFIWNDRFIIDSGDGTNEQFTIKRNGNIGIGTAAPDSKLAVNGKIHAKEVKVDLTGWPDYVFENNYNLPSLQEVEHHIVEEGHLPNIPSASDVEKNGIQLGEMNAKLLQKIEELTLYMIAQNKKTEQLQKEIELLKQKNIKLEKKIK from the coding sequence ATGAAGAAAAATATATTTCTATCAGTATCTTTTGTATTGGTGTCATTAATCAGTACTGCTCAAAACAACACGTTTCCTACTACTGGTAATGTAGGAATTGGAACGACTACTCCAGACCAAGCTCTTGTTGTTAATGGAAGTATTTCATTTGATTATGGCAATGCTAACTCATATAATGGTTTCCGTCTTAAAGGCGGTGTTAAAACTGAATACTACAATATAATAACTGGAGGAACAGGTGTGATTCATGAATTCACTGGCTCACTTGGTGCTATTATGTCTTTAGCAAATGACGGAAAAGTTGGAATAGGAACAACCGCTCCATCATCCAGTGTTGATATTCTTAAAAACAATGCAACATTATTCGTTCGAGATCCAAGAGATGCTTCAGGAGCAGATGCTACACTAAGGTTACAGACAGGTGGTCAGGTTCAAAGGTTTAAATTTATATGGAATGACCGCTTTATAATAGACAGCGGAGATGGGACTAATGAGCAATTTACAATAAAACGTAATGGAAACATTGGTATAGGAACAGCAGCCCCAGATTCAAAACTTGCTGTAAATGGTAAAATACATGCCAAAGAAGTAAAAGTTGATCTAACTGGTTGGCCTGATTATGTATTCGAAAATAATTACAACCTACCTTCTTTACAGGAAGTAGAACATCATATTGTAGAAGAAGGACATTTACCTAATATCCCTTCGGCTTCTGATGTAGAGAAAAATGGTATTCAACTTGGAGAAATGAATGCTAAACTGCTTCAAAAAATTGAAGAGCTTACATTGTATATGATTGCACAAAATAAGAAAACCGAGCAGTTACAGAAAGAAATAGAATTACTTAAACAAAAGAATATCAAACTAGAGAAGAAGATAAAATAG